Below is a window of Mucilaginibacter sp. PAMC 26640 DNA.
TATCTACACCGGTTAAAATAGCGAAACGATTGCCGAACCTGTTGATCATACGGGTTACGTTGCTTACATCTCTGGTAGATTCTTTCACCGCCTGGATGTTTTTGTAAACCGATAAACGATCAAACATATCCAACGTAACCTCTAATTTATAGTCAAAAGGGTTGTTGTAGATCATGATCGGCAACTCGGTGCTTTGCGCAACCGCAGCAAAGTACTCAAATGTTTCTTCCGTATCGGCCAGGTAACGTAACGGCGGCAACATCATTAAACCGTCTGCACCATATTTAGCAGCATTTTCGGCACAAAGCAATGCAGCTTTGGTAGTTTGCTCGGCAATGTTTAAAATAACATAAGCGCGTTTAGCAACCACCTCAACGGTGTGCTTCAGCAACTCAATCTTTTCAGCATCATTTAAAACGCTGGCCTCGCCTAAAGAACCACCGATTATGATACCACTGGCACCAGCTTCTAACTGCGCTTCGATGTTTTTATCAAATGCATCAAAATCAAACTCATCATTGTCAGTAAACTTGGTTGTTACCGCGGGGAATACCCCTTTCCATACTATGCTCATATTATTTTAGCCCCCAATCCCCCTGTGGGGGAATTTTTATTTGTTATTTGTTATTTAATCTCTTGCACTCCTCTAAAAGGGAGGGTCGGACTTACCATACCCTCAGCAGCATCACCCCGTGCGGGGCAACACTTGTTTTAAAATCGACGGCACTTTTCGCCAGGTCTTTTTGCTGCCAAACGTTGCGGATGCGTTTGTAA
It encodes the following:
- a CDS encoding dihydrodipicolinate synthase family protein codes for the protein MSIVWKGVFPAVTTKFTDNDEFDFDAFDKNIEAQLEAGASGIIIGGSLGEASVLNDAEKIELLKHTVEVVAKRAYVILNIAEQTTKAALLCAENAAKYGADGLMMLPPLRYLADTEETFEYFAAVAQSTELPIMIYNNPFDYKLEVTLDMFDRLSVYKNIQAVKESTRDVSNVTRMINRFGNRFAILTGVDTLALESLFMGADGWVAGLVDAFPRETVAIFRLAKAERMKEALAIYRWFLPVLELDIHPKLVQYIKLAESVTGLGTENVRLPRMKITGAERERVLGLINTAVKNRPELPAGSWGIEAEVDVTGVS